One part of the Truepera radiovictrix DSM 17093 genome encodes these proteins:
- a CDS encoding MBL fold metallo-hydrolase translates to MLFKRIYDEDLAQASYFIGCQRTGEAIVVDPRRDVQVYLDEAKAQGMTIRAVTETHIHADYLSGSRELAAATGATLYLSDEGGEEWQYRFPHEGLKHGDTIGVGNLTLEARHTPGHTPEHLSFLLTDGAATDAPGFFLTGDFVFVGDLGRPDLLDESGIGKDTREPMARELFRSLREEFWSLPDFVQVWPGHGAGSACGKALGAVASSTVGYEKLVSWWAPFVEKGDEEAFVRALLEGQPDAPVYFSRMKRMNRAGPPLLGERGTPKELDPDTLTGIGDTLILIDTRPKEAFDKDAVKGALHIPISKSFVTYASYVIDPERDERDIVLLAEDAAQAAALRDRLSYVGIDNVVGFVTHFGRLERQPVTSVAPEALDELDNPFILDIRTKSEFDAGHLPGAHRIHGGRVMWHLDELPKDRPLVTHCQSGARNTVVSSALRAAGFSNVVELEGSYAAWKKAQERRVSA, encoded by the coding sequence ATGCTCTTTAAGCGCATCTACGACGAGGATCTCGCCCAAGCAAGCTACTTTATCGGTTGCCAGAGGACGGGTGAAGCCATCGTGGTCGACCCGCGCCGCGACGTCCAGGTCTACCTGGACGAGGCCAAGGCTCAGGGTATGACGATTAGGGCGGTGACCGAGACGCACATCCACGCCGACTACCTCTCCGGCAGCCGCGAGCTCGCCGCCGCGACGGGCGCGACCCTCTACCTCTCGGACGAGGGTGGGGAGGAGTGGCAGTACCGGTTCCCGCACGAGGGCCTCAAGCACGGCGACACCATCGGCGTGGGCAACCTGACGCTCGAGGCGCGCCACACCCCCGGCCACACCCCGGAGCACCTGTCGTTTCTACTGACTGATGGCGCAGCGACCGACGCCCCCGGGTTCTTTCTCACCGGCGACTTCGTCTTCGTCGGCGACCTCGGCCGCCCCGACCTCTTAGACGAGTCCGGCATCGGCAAAGACACCCGCGAACCGATGGCTCGCGAGCTCTTCCGGAGCCTCCGCGAGGAGTTCTGGTCGCTCCCCGACTTCGTCCAGGTGTGGCCCGGCCACGGGGCGGGTTCGGCCTGCGGCAAGGCGCTCGGCGCGGTCGCCTCGAGCACCGTCGGGTATGAAAAGCTCGTCTCCTGGTGGGCGCCTTTTGTCGAGAAAGGCGACGAGGAGGCCTTCGTGCGGGCGCTTCTAGAGGGTCAACCCGACGCGCCCGTCTACTTCAGCCGGATGAAGCGTATGAACCGCGCCGGACCGCCCCTGCTCGGTGAGCGCGGCACCCCCAAAGAGCTCGACCCCGACACGCTCACGGGCATCGGCGACACCCTCATCCTGATCGACACCCGACCCAAAGAAGCGTTCGACAAAGACGCCGTCAAGGGTGCGCTCCACATCCCCATCAGCAAATCGTTTGTTACCTACGCCTCATACGTCATCGACCCCGAACGCGACGAACGTGACATCGTGCTCCTCGCCGAGGACGCGGCGCAGGCGGCCGCGCTGCGCGACCGGCTCTCGTACGTGGGGATCGACAACGTCGTCGGTTTCGTGACCCACTTCGGCCGCCTCGAGCGCCAGCCGGTCACGTCGGTCGCCCCCGAAGCCTTGGACGAGCTTGACAACCCCTTTATCCTCGACATCCGCACCAAGAGCGAGTTCGACGCGGGGCACCTGCCAGGCGCCCACCGCATCCACGGCGGGCGGGTGATGTGGCACCTAGACGAACTGCCTAAAGACCGCCCCTTGGTCACGCACTGCCAGTCGGGCGCGCGCAACACGGT
- a CDS encoding NAD(P)/FAD-dependent oxidoreductase, protein MKDHVEVLVVGGGSAGLTVAARLRNHPNPPEVAILEPNTKHYYQPLWTLVGAGVFPKEASERNEADFIPPGATWLQDAAESFDPENNRVTTRAGKTYSYDFLVVAAGLQLDWEKIPGLKESVGKPGTGVCSNYDYNTVTSTWDNIRNFKGGTAIFTEPSTMIKCGGAPQKIMYLADDAFRRQGVRERSRLLYCSPKKTIFAVKKYADELDKVIARKGLEPRWEHELKALHPERKEAVFTYPGGEVTMPYDMIHVTPPMSAPDVIKKSPLANADGWVDVDKHTLQHTTYKNVFGLGDNSSLPTSKTGAAIRKQAPVVAENLLKLRAKEPLGASYDGYTSCPLVTGYGSLILAEFDYDKNPAESFPFDQSKERYSMYLLKKVGLPNLYWHGMLRGRA, encoded by the coding sequence ATGAAAGACCACGTCGAAGTGCTCGTCGTCGGCGGAGGCTCCGCCGGCCTGACCGTCGCCGCGCGGCTGCGCAACCACCCCAACCCCCCCGAGGTCGCCATCTTAGAGCCCAACACCAAGCACTACTACCAACCGCTCTGGACGCTCGTGGGCGCGGGCGTCTTCCCCAAAGAGGCGTCTGAACGCAACGAGGCCGACTTCATCCCCCCCGGCGCGACCTGGCTGCAAGACGCCGCCGAGAGCTTTGATCCCGAGAACAACCGCGTCACGACGCGCGCGGGCAAGACCTACAGCTACGACTTTCTGGTGGTCGCCGCGGGGTTGCAGCTCGACTGGGAGAAGATCCCCGGGCTCAAAGAGTCGGTCGGCAAACCCGGCACCGGCGTCTGCAGCAACTACGACTACAACACCGTCACGTCGACCTGGGACAACATCCGCAACTTCAAGGGGGGCACGGCCATCTTTACGGAGCCCTCGACGATGATCAAGTGTGGCGGCGCGCCGCAGAAGATCATGTACCTTGCCGACGACGCCTTCCGGCGCCAAGGGGTGCGCGAGCGCTCGCGCCTGCTCTACTGCTCTCCCAAAAAGACCATCTTCGCGGTGAAAAAGTACGCCGACGAGCTCGACAAGGTCATCGCGCGTAAAGGCCTCGAGCCCCGCTGGGAGCACGAACTTAAAGCGCTCCACCCCGAGCGCAAAGAGGCGGTGTTCACCTACCCCGGGGGCGAGGTCACCATGCCCTACGACATGATCCACGTCACCCCGCCGATGAGCGCCCCCGACGTGATCAAAAAGAGCCCGCTCGCGAACGCCGACGGGTGGGTCGACGTCGACAAACACACGCTGCAACACACGACGTACAAAAACGTCTTCGGGCTCGGCGACAACAGCAGCCTGCCGACCTCGAAGACGGGGGCGGCGATCCGCAAACAGGCGCCCGTCGTCGCCGAAAACCTCCTCAAGCTGCGCGCCAAGGAGCCCTTAGGCGCGAGCTACGACGGCTACACCTCGTGCCCGCTGGTGACCGGTTACGGCAGCCTCATCCTGGCCGAATTCGACTACGACAAAAACCCCGCCGAGAGCTTCCCCTTCGACCAGAGCAAGGAGCGCTACAGCATGTACCTGCTCAAAAAGGTCGGGCTGCCCAACCTCTACTGGCACGGGATGCTGCGCGGCCGCGCCTAA